Below is a window of Hydrogenimonas sp. SS33 DNA.
CCCTTTTCCCAACACCAGCAGCGCTTCGCCCTCCTGAAGGTCCGCAAGGGCCCGGCGGATCGCCTCTTTCCGGTCCACGATCCTGACCACCTTCTCCTGCTCTTCGATCCCTTCCGCCATCTGTTCGATGATCACGGCGGGATCTTCGCTTCGGGGGTTGTCGCTGGTCAGGTAGACCTTTTTGGCGACCATCGCCGCCGCCCGGCCCATTTTCGGCCGTTTGGTCGCGTCTCGGTCGCCACCGGCGCCCAGGACGACGCGGATCTCCTTCTCTTTCAGGGAGTCGAGCACCTGCTTGATGCCGTCTTCGGTATGGGCGAAATCGACGATGACGAGGGGGTCGTCGCTCACCTTCTCCATGCGCCCCGCCACGCCGGCGAAATTCTCCGCCGCCTCGGCGATGTCGCCCAGGTCCTCCCCCGTCAGCAGGTGGACCGCCGCCATCGCCGCCGTGATGTTGTAGAGGTTGAAATGGCCCTGCAGCGGTGTTTCGAAGGGGACCACCTCTTCGAAATGTTTCAGCACCCCGCTGACACCGCCGCCCAGGGCATAGGCCATCACTTTGTAGGTGGCGGGATTCTCGATGCCGTAGCCATAGGCGTTTTTGGGGTTGAACTGCAGAATATCCTCGTCCCGGTTGACCAGTTTACGGCTCTCGTCCTGAAAAAAGGCGCTCTTGACGGCCCGGTAGGCTTCGATGCTACCGTGGTAGTCGAGATGGTCGCTCGTGATATTGGTGTGGATTTTCAGGGAGAAGCCGATCCCCTCGATGCGGTTCTGGTCGATGGCGTGGGAGCTCACCTCCATGACGAAAAATTCGCACCCCCGCTCCCTCGCCATCGCCATGTGGGCGATGGTAGCGAGAGAGGGGGGCGTCGTCAGGGATTTTCCCTCCACCTTCTCATCGTCGATAAAGAGCCCCCGGGTCCCCTGCAGCGCCGTCTTGTACCCAAGGTCCAGCAGGAGGGAGTAGATGGCGGCGGCCGTCGTCGTCTTCCCGTTGGTGCCGGTGACGCCCACCACTTCCAGATCCCGCAGTCCCAGCTCGTCGATGAGCTCGGCGGGGGTGACGAAGGCGGCGCCTCTCTCTTTCGCCTCTGCGGCATAACGTTCATTCAGGCGTGTGGCGAGAAAACGGCATGACGGGCCCGCTTCGCGGCTGTCATCGGTCACACATCCGACGTGCCCTTTGAAATCGACGGTCACCTTCAGCCTTTGAGTTTTTCTATCAGATCCTGGATCTTCTCTTCACCGGGATAGGCCAACGCGGCGCCTTCGATGTAGCGCATCGCCATTTCGTTGAAACCGTTGTCGACCAGCTGCCTGATGAAATCGAGAAGGTCCTCTTTTTCGCTGATGATCACCCTGGTGGAGAACATGATATCCTCGAAAGCCCGGCGAAAGGAACCCCGCAGCTCGACGAGTTCCTTGAAATCGCGGTAGTTGATGCCGTTTTCGGGCTCGTCGTTGCCCAAAAGCGTCCCCTCCAGAAGGTCCGAAATCTTTTCAAGCGCCTGGTCCAACGAACCTATCATCTCTTCGATGATCCGCTCCGCCTCTTCGTTTCCCTCCTCCTTGAGCACCTGGTAATATTCGAAAAGAGCCTGCGCCTCTTCATCGTTTTCCACGGCGATGTCACTGAGTATGGCGCCGATTCGTGCCTCCTGCAGGTCGGGGTAATCCTTCAGAAGAATCCCGTACTCCCGCATCGCTTCGTCGTAGTCGCCCCGGTAAAAATGGTTTTCGGCACGTTCGAGTCTCTTCTCTTTTCTTTTCATCGGTTTCGCAAAATCCTCTTTTTAAAAATATTATGGTTTTTCATCAGCCCATCTGATCCCACTGGTTCTCCATGCCCACCGGCACGTTGACCACTTCGATCTCGGGGTGGATATCCATCCGCATCTGCCTCTCCACGCCGTACTTCAGGGTCGAGCCGCTGCTGGCGCATCCGATGCAGGCTCCCTGGAGCTGGACATAGACTTTGCCGTTCTTGACACCGAGCAGCTTGATATCCCCGCCGTCCAGCGCCAGCGAGGGACGGATCTTTTCGATGACATTTTCCACTGCCGGATAGAGATCTTCGTCACTGAAAGGTATCATGAATATCGTCCTGTTGGATAATTTGGTTAAACCTCTAAAACAGGGCTATCATAACAAAAAAGTGTCGCTTTGGCAACTCGCGGGATGACGAATGGAAAGGGAGTTTGGGGTGTTTGCAGAGTGCCGGGGCAAAACCCCCGGCGCCGGTATCAGACCAGCTCGATAATCGCCATGTCGGCAGAGTCGCCGCGGCGTTGTCGTGTTTTGATGATGCGGGTGTAACCGCCGTTGCGTTCCGCATATTTGGGCGCGATCTCTTCGACCAGTTTCTTGGTCGCCTGTTTGTCCTGCAGTTTCGCAAATACCGCGCGGTGCGCGTTGAAATCGCCTGCTTTGGCTCGGGTTACCATCTTTTCGAAAACGCTGCGAAGCGTCTTCGCCTTGGCGAGCGTGGTCTCGATGCGGCCATGCTCGATCAGTGCGATGGAGAGGTTTTTCAGCAAAGCAGCGCGATGAGAAGAGGTTCGGCTCAGTTTGCGATATCCATGTCGATGTCTCATCGTTCAGTCCTTATGTTGTTTCGTTATTTCGATGCGTCGATTTTGTTCTTGAGCTGTTTGGCCGTCTCTTCGTCGATTTCCGTTCCGACGGGGAATCCGGCCTCTTCCAGCTTCGCTTTGATCTCTTCGAGGGATTTTTTCCCCAGGTTTTTGATCTCTTTGAGTTCGTTTTCGCTCATCAGCACGAGTTCGCCGACATACTTGAGCCCCGCGCGCTCCAGGGAGTTGAAGCTGCGTGCGCTCAGACCCAGCGTTTCGAGTCCCTGCATCAGCTTCTTGACGACGGGATTTTCCGCCGCCGGCGTCGCCGCTTCCGACTCGACGTCGATGTCGAGGATGTTATTGAAAACCGACATCTGCCGGTACATCACCTCGATCGTGTTCTTGAATGCCGTCGCGGGGTCGATCTGTCCGTCAGTTTCGATGTCGAAGA
It encodes the following:
- a CDS encoding UDP-N-acetylmuramoyl-L-alanyl-D-glutamate--2,6-diaminopimelate ligase is translated as MTVDFKGHVGCVTDDSREAGPSCRFLATRLNERYAAEAKERGAAFVTPAELIDELGLRDLEVVGVTGTNGKTTTAAAIYSLLLDLGYKTALQGTRGLFIDDEKVEGKSLTTPPSLATIAHMAMARERGCEFFVMEVSSHAIDQNRIEGIGFSLKIHTNITSDHLDYHGSIEAYRAVKSAFFQDESRKLVNRDEDILQFNPKNAYGYGIENPATYKVMAYALGGGVSGVLKHFEEVVPFETPLQGHFNLYNITAAMAAVHLLTGEDLGDIAEAAENFAGVAGRMEKVSDDPLVIVDFAHTEDGIKQVLDSLKEKEIRVVLGAGGDRDATKRPKMGRAAAMVAKKVYLTSDNPRSEDPAVIIEQMAEGIEEQEKVVRIVDRKEAIRRALADLQEGEALLVLGKGDETWQEIGGKKIPFDDREVIREILSRER
- a CDS encoding NifU family protein; this encodes MIPFSDEDLYPAVENVIEKIRPSLALDGGDIKLLGVKNGKVYVQLQGACIGCASSGSTLKYGVERQMRMDIHPEIEVVNVPVGMENQWDQMG
- the rplQ gene encoding 50S ribosomal protein L17, producing the protein MRHRHGYRKLSRTSSHRAALLKNLSIALIEHGRIETTLAKAKTLRSVFEKMVTRAKAGDFNAHRAVFAKLQDKQATKKLVEEIAPKYAERNGGYTRIIKTRQRRGDSADMAIIELV